In the Pungitius pungitius chromosome 5, fPunPun2.1, whole genome shotgun sequence genome, one interval contains:
- the add2 gene encoding beta-adducin isoform X1 produces MSKSPSPKGTPVQRTPSDGVPEGLASPQHSTPSSGPQHKKHISSLLQSPSFREELDVLIQEQMKKGGSSSNLWALRQLADFMASHGSPASLPVSPSNMMMVTPINDLQSWEPGSLVKGERLMRCKLASVHRLFDLYGWAQISRTCLTLRVSKEQEHFLVLPDGLAYSEVTGSSLVKVNVLGETVERGSTNLAVDSEKFSLHSAIYSARPDIRCLLHLHTPSTAAVSAMKCGLLPLSHEALLVGDVAYYDYNGAMTEEEDRVELQKSLGPTCKVLVLRNHGIVALGESVEEAFYSIYHIQAACQIQVSALCCAGGEHNLIMLDRTTHKPNAAGTVGWAGSTFGPLTKSRIGEHEFEALMRTLDNLGYRTGYAYRFPVLLERSRTRREVEVPPTATAFHQFDDDGVHPALRQHPFAQRQQQERTRWLNTPNSYQKVSQDQASPGHQRSTWLKAEEVTQAGSTAIKMENQNQFVPLFTNPREVIETRNKIRQQNRQDMKTAGPQSQVLAGVITVDSPPSPVNQPNVPPEPEPPNPFNQLTDQELEEYRKEVQKKQDGGANGEEVANDKEAPPATSPAKSPPPLSEEAKPDSPAMQNGGEEEKQTTEELEKGMKALSTNDTSSPPAALPPKPQGGTPEGSPSKSPTKKKKKFKPPSFLKKSKKQKEKAET; encoded by the exons ATGAGCAAGTCCCCCAGCCCCAAAGGCACCCCGGTGCAGCGCACCCCCAGTGATGGGGTCCCCGAGGGCCTCGCGTCTCCTCAGCACTCCACACCCAGCTCCGGACCACAGCATAAGAAACACATCTCCAGCCTTCTTCAGAGTCCA tcattCAGGGAGGAGCTGGATGTGCTGATCCAGGAACAGATGAAGAAGGGCGGCAGCTCATCCAACCTGTGGGCTCTGAGACAGCTGGCTGATTTCATGGCCTCGCACGGCTCCCCGGCCTCCCtgcccgtctccccctcca acaTGATGATGGTGACCCCCATCAACGACCTGCAGAGCTGGGAGCCCGGCAGCCTGGTGAAGGGCGAGAGGTTGATGCGCTGCAAGCTGGCCAGTGTCCATCGCCTGTTTGACCTGTACGGCTGGGCCCAGATCAGCCGCACCTGCCTCACC CTGCGCGTCAGCAAAGAGCAGGAACACTTCTTGGTCCTCCCAGACGGCCTGGCCTACAGCGAGGTGACCGGATCCAGTCTG GTGAAGGTGAATGTTCTGGGGGAGACGGTTGAGAGGGGCAGCACCAACCTGGCCGTGGACTCCGAGAAGTTCAGCCTGCACTCCGCCATCTACTCTGCCCGGCCTGATATCCGCTGTCTGCTTCACCTCCACACGCCGTCTACGGCCGCG GTTTCGGCGATGAAGTGCGGCCTCCTGCCTCTGTCCCACGAGGCTCTGCTGGTCGGCGATGTTGCCTATTACGACTACAACGGAGccatgacggaggaggaggaccgagTGGAGCTGCAGAAGAGCCTCGGCCCGACCTGTAAG GTTCTGGTGCTGAGGAATCACGGCATCGTGGCTCTGGGGGAGTCTGTGGAGGAGGCCTTCTACTCCATCTACCACATCCAGGCAGCCTGCCAGATCCAG gTGTCTGCTTTGTGCTGTGCCGGTGGTGAACACAACCTGATCATGCTGGACAGAACCACCCACAAACCCAACGCAGCCGGCACCGTGGGCTGGGCCGGCTCCACCTTCGGACCGCTGACCAAGAGCCGCATCGGGGAGCACGAGTTTGAGGCCCTCATGAGAACCCTGGACAACTTG GGCTATCGTACAGGCTACGCCTACCGCTTCCCCGTGCTGCTGGAGCGCTCGCGGACgcggagggaggtggaggtgccCCCGACCGCCACGGCTTTCCACCAGTTCGACGACGACGGAGTCCACCCTGCTCTGAGGCAGCACCCCTTTgctcagcggcagcagcaggagaggactCGGTGGCTCAACACCCCAAACTCCTACCAAAAAGTCAGCCAGGATCAAGCCAGCCCGGGACACCAGCGCAGCACT TGGCTGAAGGCAGAAGAGGTAACTCAAGCCGGCAGCACGGCCATCAAGATGGAGAACCAAAACCAGTTTGTGCCTCTTTTCACCAACCCCCGAGAGGTGATTGAGACACGAAACAAG ATCCGACAGCAGAACCGTCAGGACATGAAGACGGCAGGACCACAGTCTCAGGTCCTCGCCGGCGTCATAACGGTCGACAGCCCGCCG TCTCCGGTCAACCAACCTAACGTCCCACCGGAGCCGGAACCCCCCAACCCCTTCAACCAGCTGACAgaccaggagctggaggagtacCGGAAGGAGGTGCAGAAGAAACAGGACGGAGGGGCCAACG GGGAGGAGGTGGCAAATGACAAGGAGGCTCCCCCCGCTACCTCCCCCGCAaagagcccccctcccctctcag AGGAGGCAAAGCCCGACTCTCCGGCCATGCAGAACGGgggcgaggaggagaagcagacgACGGAGGAACTGGAGAAAGGGATGAAGGCTCTTTCGACCAACGACACCTCCTCCCCGCCCGCCGCCCTGCCGCCGAAACCACAAGGCGGCACCCCAGAGGGCTCGCCCTCCAAGTCCCCgaccaagaagaaaaagaagttcaAGCCGCCGTCGTTCCTGAAAAAGAGCaagaagcagaaggagaaagcggaGACCTGA
- the add2 gene encoding beta-adducin isoform X2: MSKSPSPKGTPVQRTPSDGVPEGLASPQHSTPSSGPQHKKHISSLLQSPSFREELDVLIQEQMKKGGSSSNLWALRQLADFMASHGSPASLPVSPSNMMMVTPINDLQSWEPGSLVKGERLMRCKLASVHRLFDLYGWAQISRTCLTLRVSKEQEHFLVLPDGLAYSEVTGSSLVKVNVLGETVERGSTNLAVDSEKFSLHSAIYSARPDIRCLLHLHTPSTAAVSAMKCGLLPLSHEALLVGDVAYYDYNGAMTEEEDRVELQKSLGPTCKVLVLRNHGIVALGESVEEAFYSIYHIQAACQIQVSALCCAGGEHNLIMLDRTTHKPNAAGTVGWAGSTFGPLTKSRIGEHEFEALMRTLDNLGYRTGYAYRFPVLLERSRTRREVEVPPTATAFHQFDDDGVHPALRQHPFAQRQQQERTRWLNTPNSYQKVSQDQASPGHQRSTWLKAEEVTQAGSTAIKMENQNQFVPLFTNPREVIETRNKIRQQNRQDMKTAGPQSQVLAGVITVDSPPSPVNQPNVPPEPEPPNPFNQLTDQELEEYRKEVQKKQDGGANEEAKPDSPAMQNGGEEEKQTTEELEKGMKALSTNDTSSPPAALPPKPQGGTPEGSPSKSPTKKKKKFKPPSFLKKSKKQKEKAET; the protein is encoded by the exons ATGAGCAAGTCCCCCAGCCCCAAAGGCACCCCGGTGCAGCGCACCCCCAGTGATGGGGTCCCCGAGGGCCTCGCGTCTCCTCAGCACTCCACACCCAGCTCCGGACCACAGCATAAGAAACACATCTCCAGCCTTCTTCAGAGTCCA tcattCAGGGAGGAGCTGGATGTGCTGATCCAGGAACAGATGAAGAAGGGCGGCAGCTCATCCAACCTGTGGGCTCTGAGACAGCTGGCTGATTTCATGGCCTCGCACGGCTCCCCGGCCTCCCtgcccgtctccccctcca acaTGATGATGGTGACCCCCATCAACGACCTGCAGAGCTGGGAGCCCGGCAGCCTGGTGAAGGGCGAGAGGTTGATGCGCTGCAAGCTGGCCAGTGTCCATCGCCTGTTTGACCTGTACGGCTGGGCCCAGATCAGCCGCACCTGCCTCACC CTGCGCGTCAGCAAAGAGCAGGAACACTTCTTGGTCCTCCCAGACGGCCTGGCCTACAGCGAGGTGACCGGATCCAGTCTG GTGAAGGTGAATGTTCTGGGGGAGACGGTTGAGAGGGGCAGCACCAACCTGGCCGTGGACTCCGAGAAGTTCAGCCTGCACTCCGCCATCTACTCTGCCCGGCCTGATATCCGCTGTCTGCTTCACCTCCACACGCCGTCTACGGCCGCG GTTTCGGCGATGAAGTGCGGCCTCCTGCCTCTGTCCCACGAGGCTCTGCTGGTCGGCGATGTTGCCTATTACGACTACAACGGAGccatgacggaggaggaggaccgagTGGAGCTGCAGAAGAGCCTCGGCCCGACCTGTAAG GTTCTGGTGCTGAGGAATCACGGCATCGTGGCTCTGGGGGAGTCTGTGGAGGAGGCCTTCTACTCCATCTACCACATCCAGGCAGCCTGCCAGATCCAG gTGTCTGCTTTGTGCTGTGCCGGTGGTGAACACAACCTGATCATGCTGGACAGAACCACCCACAAACCCAACGCAGCCGGCACCGTGGGCTGGGCCGGCTCCACCTTCGGACCGCTGACCAAGAGCCGCATCGGGGAGCACGAGTTTGAGGCCCTCATGAGAACCCTGGACAACTTG GGCTATCGTACAGGCTACGCCTACCGCTTCCCCGTGCTGCTGGAGCGCTCGCGGACgcggagggaggtggaggtgccCCCGACCGCCACGGCTTTCCACCAGTTCGACGACGACGGAGTCCACCCTGCTCTGAGGCAGCACCCCTTTgctcagcggcagcagcaggagaggactCGGTGGCTCAACACCCCAAACTCCTACCAAAAAGTCAGCCAGGATCAAGCCAGCCCGGGACACCAGCGCAGCACT TGGCTGAAGGCAGAAGAGGTAACTCAAGCCGGCAGCACGGCCATCAAGATGGAGAACCAAAACCAGTTTGTGCCTCTTTTCACCAACCCCCGAGAGGTGATTGAGACACGAAACAAG ATCCGACAGCAGAACCGTCAGGACATGAAGACGGCAGGACCACAGTCTCAGGTCCTCGCCGGCGTCATAACGGTCGACAGCCCGCCG TCTCCGGTCAACCAACCTAACGTCCCACCGGAGCCGGAACCCCCCAACCCCTTCAACCAGCTGACAgaccaggagctggaggagtacCGGAAGGAGGTGCAGAAGAAACAGGACGGAGGGGCCAACG AGGAGGCAAAGCCCGACTCTCCGGCCATGCAGAACGGgggcgaggaggagaagcagacgACGGAGGAACTGGAGAAAGGGATGAAGGCTCTTTCGACCAACGACACCTCCTCCCCGCCCGCCGCCCTGCCGCCGAAACCACAAGGCGGCACCCCAGAGGGCTCGCCCTCCAAGTCCCCgaccaagaagaaaaagaagttcaAGCCGCCGTCGTTCCTGAAAAAGAGCaagaagcagaaggagaaagcggaGACCTGA